In the Acetobacterium sp. KB-1 genome, TATTCTGAATTTTTCAAGGATATTCGCCCCTTATGCACCGTGGTGGGGACATCGGGCTTAAACCGGCCCACTCAGCTGGTGGAAATTGAATTAGACGCCGTTATTGGTGCTACGCTTTAGTTAGAGTCCGCTGATGTTTTGGGTTGATCGACCTTATTAGTTTAAATAAATATAAAAGCAAAAGGCGGGCATTTTAATAGAATGTTCGCCTTTTTGTTAAGATCGGATAAGTGCTATAATAAAAAGAAAATTGTTCGACAGGAGCGTTAAAATGAGCTATCTTTTTTCATATGGAACCCTAAAAAATGAACTGATACAACAAAAAATATTTGGCAGAGTGCTTAATAAAAGACACGGCGTGCTAGAAGGATTCTGTATAAAAGGTGATATCGACGGTTTTTATCATCTCGCCCCCGGATCGGGATTTGTTCCAGGAATGCTCTTGGAGGTGACGAAAGCAGACTTATTACGAGCCGACCAATGGGAAGAAGTTCCAGTTTACGAACGGGAAGAGGTGATTGTGATGGTGGATCAGAAACCACAAACAGCCTGGGTTTATTTTAAAGACTTGATTACTCAGGAAATACCTCTTGATTTGACTGAGTCACCAGCTTGTCTTTGTAAAGAAGAACTGGAAGCACTGATTGATGGGTTTTGTAGCGTCAGGGATGAACAGCTTCCCTTTGGCGATTTGTATTTGTTGATCCTCGGTGAAATAACAAACCCCTTATTATATGGTAAAATGGCTGAATTTAAGTCACCCATCAGAGACTATTTTTGCGAGAAGATTGGCCGGGCAGCTAAAAGTCTGGGTGATATGGTGGTAGTCTATCAGGACTATCCCGTGAAATTCAATATCTATTGGCTGGAGTCGGATTTAAAAAAGGGGTGGTTTTTGTGTGTCATGCCAGTGATCTTGGGACAGCCGGCGTTTTTTTTGGAGAACTTTGAAAAGACGTTATCGGAGTTTTCAAAAAAAAGAGGGATCGCGGTGGTCGGCAAAACCAGAGGGCATCTCTTTTCATGTAAGACCTGGAGAAACAGCTCAGGAATTCAAAAATATTTGATGCCAGAGCTGTTTAATTATAATTATCGGATGCGCATTGAGAAAGAAGTTGCATGTTTATCTTTGGTTATCACCAAAATGATCGAGGACAGAAGGCAAATCGCTAATAAAAAAAGATTTTAAATAATTTTATTTTTCAAAATAATTATGTTATTTATAAAAAAAGCGGGTAAAAAGAGTAATGTAATCTATTACTGTGTAATTTTACGCTAATCGGAGTGTGATGTACACAGAAACAATTCTCTTGAAAGGAGGAATAGTGAAGTGAAAAAAATGTCGAAATTGATGGCTTTGTTGCTGGTTGTGGTAATGGTGTTGATGCTTGTACCTGCGTCAGCATTTGCCGAAGAAGTGGTGGAAGAACCAACCCTGGTGGTATTAGAAGTTGAGGGTGCCCCAGTTGATGAGGTGCTAAATACTGCGGTTGAAGAACCCGTCGTCGAAGAACCAGTAGCTGAAGAAGCGGTAGTCGAAGAAGAATCGGCTGCAGTGGAAGAGCCAGTGGTTGAAGCAGCAGAAGTTCCGGTTGCGCAAGTACCTGTTGTGGATGAGCCAGTGGTTGAAACACAGGCAGCTGATGTCGGAACCATTGAAGTCAAAGCAGTTCCAGCATTAGGTTTATGGAGAGACGCGGTGACATTCATTGATGTGCTTCTTAACACTGTCGGTGCAGACTACTCTTACGATGCAGTCACGAATGCCTTGACACTGAACAACTTTATTGGAAAACAGCTTGTTGCAGCCGATATGGGAAGTAATTTCTCCATGATTATAAACGGAACAAACATCATTGCAAACGATACCGGCAGTGCCATTGAAGTCGTTGGAGACTTGACAATGGGTGGACCTGGCGAAATAATGGCTATTGGTTCAACAAGAGCGATTCGTGTAACAGATGGCGATCTCGTGCTTAATGATGGCGATTATGAACTGTTCGCCATGAGTGACATGGGCGACGTTGCAGCCGTTGATGTTGTAAACGGCGATTTAATTATTAATGATGGTTGGGTTGATGCAACTGCAATCAACACAGGAACCGGTGGAGCCTGGGGACTTTGGGCTGACAATGACGTTATGATCAACGGCGGCGATGTCGATGTCATTACCGAATCAATCAGCGGTCGAAGCATGGGTATTGGAGCTGGCGATGATATCATTGTCAAAGGCGGATACACAACGGTTAAATCGACCACCGAAACAGGTATGGCTAATGCATTACATGCAGACAGCTGGGTTGTAATCCGAGATGGTATCCTGGATTTAACTGCTGTCGGCGGTGTTAATCCGTTAGCAATCTATGCTGGTGATGGCGTCTACATCAGTCCTGCTTACGGCGATGTAGATCTTAGTGCATCTTCTTTGTATCTTGAACCATATTATGCAAAATACACAAAATCTGACAATCCCAAAACGGGTGCCCAGGACATGGGACAAGACGCTTTAATGGCTATAATGGGACTATTGGCACTGATGGGGATGGCATATCTGATCAGCAAAAAAGAAATCAAAGCATAGACATAATATTCAAAAAAACAGTGCATCAGATTAAAACCAGTGTTTTTATCTGAGCTGACGTGTTATTAAAAAAGAACTCCGATTTCGATCGATTCGTAAAGAAACGATCCGAAAAAGGGGTTCTTTTTAGTTTAGCTAAAAAAACAACATCCGGAATTGTTTAATAAAATGATTAAAAAAGGATTTGTTATGATTAGGACAGATCCTTTTTTGAGGGCACCCGATTGTAAACAAAAAAGTTTAATTAAAACAGGAAACAGTTAAATTGGGGGAGAATTTGTGTTATTATGTGAAAAAACAGACAGTTTTTAGACAAAGGGTATATAATAAGTTAATGCCATAGTTGTTAAGAAAGAGATAACTGAAAGGGTAAGATCACATGAAAGACAGTTTCTATAAATCTGTTGTTGAACACTCACCGGTGGGGTTTGCTTATCATAAGATTGTCTGTGATGAAGCGGGGAAGCCCTGTGATTACGAATTCATTGAAGTTAACAAGGCCTTTGAAAGGCTGACAGGCCTCATTGGCGCAGCCATCATCGGGAAACGCATAACCCAGGTTTTACCTAATCTTTTAGAGGACACATTTGATTGGATTGGGTTTTATGGTGAGATTGCATTACACGGTGGGGAAAAAGAGTTTGAACAGTTTGCCGCCGCCCTTGATATCTGGTGTCGGGTTACCGCATATAGCCAGGAGAAAGGATATTTTGCAACTCATTTTGTTGACATCTCAAAAGAAAAGAAGCAAATGGCGGAATTGAATAATTTTTTTGAATTGAACTTGGATTTTTTGTGCATCGCAGACATGGAAGGCTATTTTTTAAAGACGAATAAGGCCTGGGAAGAAGTATTAGGTTATACCCATGAAGAATTGACCCGAACAAAATATTTGGATTTTGTTCATCCTGATGATCTCTTAATTACCCGGGAGGTAATGAACAAACTAAATGAACAGAATCCGGTGATTAATTTTACAAATCGATACCGTGCCAAGGATGGAAGTTATCGCTGGATCGAATGGAGTTCCCGGCCTCAGGGTAGACTGATATATGCGGCGGCAAGGGATATCACCGATCGGAAAAAATTGGAACAAAGTCTGGAAAAACGAATGTTGGAACTAACCAGACCACTCGAAGCAGAAGTCGATATTAATTTTGAGGAACTGATCAACTTGGAAGATATTCAAAAACTGCAGGATGAGTTTTCGGATGCAACAGGGGTAGCGTCATTAATCACCGCTATCGATGGGAAACCAATAACAAAAACCTCGAATTTTACCCGGCTTTGTCAGGATGTTATTCGCAAAACCGCAAAAGGTAGTGCAAATTGTCAAAAGTCGGATATGGTTATTGGCGCCTATTCGGAAGAGGGTCCCATTATCAAAAGCTGTTTAAGCGGCGGCTTATGGGATGCCGGGGCGGCCATTACTGTTGGTGGCAGGCATGTGGCTAATTGGTTAATTGGTCAGGTCCGGGATGAAAGGCTAAAAGAAGAACAACTGGCTGCCTATGCCCGGGAAATTGGGGCCGATGAAACAGAAGCAGTACGAGCGTTTCGGGAAGTTCCACAAATGTCTTTCCAGCAATTTGAAAAAATAGCAAAACTACTTTATACAATTGCCAATCAGTTGTCAAATCTGGCTTTTCAAAATCTGCTTCAGGCCCGTTTTATCAATGAAAAAAGGCGAATAGAAGAAGAAGTGCTCTATCTTAGCTATCATGATTATTTAACCGGGCTTTATAATCGCAGGTATTACGAACAGGCACTAAAAAACCTTGATAAAAAAGAAAATTTGCCCCTAACCCTGTTGATGGGTGATGTTAATGGTTTAAAACTGGTTAATGATACCCAGGGACATCTAATGGGAGATGAGCTGCTCAAAAAGACAGCTGAAGTTATTCGTCAGGTGTGTCGAAAAGACGATATTATTGCCCGGTTGGGCGGGGATGAGTTTATTGTCATTTTACCCAAAACTGACGGCAACAAGATCGATCAAATCATCGCTAGAATGAAAAAATTAGTTGCGAAGGAAAAAATTGGCGGACAGGACCTATCCATAGCTTTTGGATATGAAACTAAGCAAAAAGAAGAAGAGGATATCGAAGGAATTTTTAAACAGGCAGAAGATAATATGTACTGCCACAAACGATGTGAAAGTACGGTCAGAAGAAGGTAATAAAAAAGAAACCCACCGTGAAAAAACGGTGGGTTTCTATTACTTAAGAGTAGCATTTATTTATTATAGATGGGTGATTTTATAGCTCTAAATGGCGTGGATAGGTATAATCGGCTTCCATATTCAAAAAGGTGTAACCTTCTTCCTGGAGCGTTTCTATCACAACTGACATGGCTTCCCGGCTGGACGATTTGAGTTCGGCGTGGGACAAAACAACCGAAACATCGTGTTGCCGGCAACTTTCAATAATTTTTTGAGCAATCACATCACTTGGTGGCGGATCGGCGCAGCCATCGCCGGAAGAAACATTCCAGTCACTATAATTATAGCCCCGGTCTAAGATACCTTGAATACAGGCTTCGTTAGAATTCATTGACCCACCTGGAAAACGGAAAATACGGCTGGTATTGTCTTGAACGGTTATCTTCTTCTGGAATTGATCCAGTGCATCGACGTCAGCAAAAAACGCTTCTGGCGTATCATAGAGACCGTAGTCGTGGCTACTGGTATGATTGGCCAGGGTATGGCCTTCATCCACAATGCGGCGATACATGTTTTTGGCATGATCATTGTCGTGAAGGGTTGTAAAGAAGGTTCCTTTTATATTGTAGTCAGCGAGGGTATCTAAAAGCTCTCCGGTATCGTCGCTGGGACCATCATCGAAGGTTAGAAAGACCACTTTGATTCCGTCAGTATCTCCGCTTCGAAGACGAGATTTTATATCAGCGAAGGGATCTGCATTATTCACCTGTGGTGGCGGATCGGCCTTGATATTTTTGTTGGTTGTATTGTTTGTGGTTTCTGATTTTGGCGCATTGGTTTCCGACGAATTAGCAGAAGAAGTCTGGAGGATTTGTGCTTGAGAGTGGAAAGCCGCGGCCATTTTTGTCATTAAAAAAAATAAGGACATCATAATCATTACGATCAGAATAAGACTCAAAACAGATAATGTCAGGAATCGGGGCATGTTTTTTACTCTTAATTTTGAAGAGGAGTTCTTTCTCATTGCGACCTCAGTTTTTTTTCAATCAGGTTAAAGTGCCAGCATCATCGATGCTGACCTGCCAATAACTAATTGTAGCAGAAAATGAACTTAATGTGCAATTGATTTCTCGCATTTTTACAGAAATTTAAAACGCGTCTGCATCCAAGGCCTCAGAATTGTGATTTTAATATCGTAAAGAATTAAGTCAGTCTGGTAAGATAAAACGAGTTCAAAAATAAACAAGGTAATTAATAATTGGTTGAATTTAAACTAAGCTTATGATAGCCTATCTTTTATTTGAAGGAGATGCTTATGAACATCAACGTAGTGATTAATCAGATGTTGGAGCTGTTTATAATTCTGACACTTGGCTATATTTCAGCAAAACGAAAGATTGTCAGCCCGAAATTCGGAGCCCAGCTTTCTAACTTTATTTTAAGCATTACCCTGCCATGTATGATGTTAGCTTCGGTGGCGTCAATGCCTAAGGATACAGATCATAAAGAGGTCGTAATGATGTTTGTAATTGCAATTCTTTTTTATATAGTGATGCCGTTCATTGCCTATTTTATTACAAGAATACTGCTAGTAAAGAAAGAAGACCGTCATTTATACATGTATATGACGATATGGTCTAACGTGGGTTTTATGGGTTTTCCGGTGATTGCATCAATTTTTGGTGCTGGTGCGATTTTTTATGCCACTATCTTTAATCTTATTTTTAATGTCAGCAACTTTACCCTTGGGATCATGCTGATGTCAAAGGAAGGAAGAAAAGCACTGGATGTAAAAAAATTTTTGTCCCCGGGAATAATGGCATCAATTGCATCAGTGATCATGTTTAGTCTCAAATTGCAACTCCCGGTGCTACTCAATGATACCGCAAAAACAGTTGGCAGTACCACGTCAGCTTTGGCTATGATTGTCATTGGCATCGCATTAGCAGAAATTCCGATTAAAAGTGTTTTTACGGAGATTCGGCTTTATCCTTACGTGATTATTAAGCAGATTCTGCTGCCTTTATTTGCCTGGATAGTATTAAAAAATGTGATTGTGAACCCTTATTTACTTGGAATTGTGATTGTGATTATTGCCATGCCCGTGGCAACATCGACCGTTCTTTTTGCCAACCAATATGAAAATAACGTTTGCCTGGCAACCAAAGGTGTATTTATTACGACCCTGGCATCAGTTGTTACCATTCCAATGATCAGTTATCTGTTGATGTAAGGCATTAAAATAAGTCAGTAAATTAACAGATGATAAATTTAAATATATTTAAGTGGCAGGGTATCAATTGTTATTTGAGAAAAGGCTATATTTATACGAAACAATATGCTAGAATAGTTAATAATTTAGTGGGAACTAAGAATAATTCTCACAGAAACCGGAGAAAATTTAAAATGGAATT is a window encoding:
- a CDS encoding gamma-glutamylcyclotransferase family protein — encoded protein: MSYLFSYGTLKNELIQQKIFGRVLNKRHGVLEGFCIKGDIDGFYHLAPGSGFVPGMLLEVTKADLLRADQWEEVPVYEREEVIVMVDQKPQTAWVYFKDLITQEIPLDLTESPACLCKEELEALIDGFCSVRDEQLPFGDLYLLILGEITNPLLYGKMAEFKSPIRDYFCEKIGRAAKSLGDMVVVYQDYPVKFNIYWLESDLKKGWFLCVMPVILGQPAFFLENFEKTLSEFSKKRGIAVVGKTRGHLFSCKTWRNSSGIQKYLMPELFNYNYRMRIEKEVACLSLVITKMIEDRRQIANKKRF
- a CDS encoding PocR ligand-binding domain-containing protein, with protein sequence MKDSFYKSVVEHSPVGFAYHKIVCDEAGKPCDYEFIEVNKAFERLTGLIGAAIIGKRITQVLPNLLEDTFDWIGFYGEIALHGGEKEFEQFAAALDIWCRVTAYSQEKGYFATHFVDISKEKKQMAELNNFFELNLDFLCIADMEGYFLKTNKAWEEVLGYTHEELTRTKYLDFVHPDDLLITREVMNKLNEQNPVINFTNRYRAKDGSYRWIEWSSRPQGRLIYAAARDITDRKKLEQSLEKRMLELTRPLEAEVDINFEELINLEDIQKLQDEFSDATGVASLITAIDGKPITKTSNFTRLCQDVIRKTAKGSANCQKSDMVIGAYSEEGPIIKSCLSGGLWDAGAAITVGGRHVANWLIGQVRDERLKEEQLAAYAREIGADETEAVRAFREVPQMSFQQFEKIAKLLYTIANQLSNLAFQNLLQARFINEKRRIEEEVLYLSYHDYLTGLYNRRYYEQALKNLDKKENLPLTLLMGDVNGLKLVNDTQGHLMGDELLKKTAEVIRQVCRKDDIIARLGGDEFIVILPKTDGNKIDQIIARMKKLVAKEKIGGQDLSIAFGYETKQKEEEDIEGIFKQAEDNMYCHKRCESTVRRR
- a CDS encoding polysaccharide deacetylase family protein; translated protein: MRKNSSSKLRVKNMPRFLTLSVLSLILIVMIMMSLFFLMTKMAAAFHSQAQILQTSSANSSETNAPKSETTNNTTNKNIKADPPPQVNNADPFADIKSRLRSGDTDGIKVVFLTFDDGPSDDTGELLDTLADYNIKGTFFTTLHDNDHAKNMYRRIVDEGHTLANHTSSHDYGLYDTPEAFFADVDALDQFQKKITVQDNTSRIFRFPGGSMNSNEACIQGILDRGYNYSDWNVSSGDGCADPPPSDVIAQKIIESCRQHDVSVVLSHAELKSSSREAMSVVIETLQEEGYTFLNMEADYTYPRHLEL
- a CDS encoding AEC family transporter, whose protein sequence is MNINVVINQMLELFIILTLGYISAKRKIVSPKFGAQLSNFILSITLPCMMLASVASMPKDTDHKEVVMMFVIAILFYIVMPFIAYFITRILLVKKEDRHLYMYMTIWSNVGFMGFPVIASIFGAGAIFYATIFNLIFNVSNFTLGIMLMSKEGRKALDVKKFLSPGIMASIASVIMFSLKLQLPVLLNDTAKTVGSTTSALAMIVIGIALAEIPIKSVFTEIRLYPYVIIKQILLPLFAWIVLKNVIVNPYLLGIVIVIIAMPVATSTVLFANQYENNVCLATKGVFITTLASVVTIPMISYLLM